The window TCTAATTATGTGCCTATTTAAGAGTTACAATTCAATCTATCTATCTTCCCTTACAGTTTTATGCTGATGATTACACGCACCAGTTGACGCTGTATGTGTAAATTACTAGTTGATctttttaaagaatttttgtttcaaaatgttagaatttttttttttatatgaagaTTTGCAATTAACGATTTTTTGGCAAGTGCTCTCAACGCCAAATTAAGCATCACATCCTTTTCCGAATGTCTTCATTGATGTGAATTATTCAAGAAGTaatagcaaaaataaaaaaatggaccCTCTCCTTGTTGAAGGAAAAACACTTTGTTTGCACTCAGCAGTCAGCACTGGGATTCACATTAATTGTTGAACTTAGATTAAGGCATTTGATGTTTTGGGTTGCTATTTCTTGTTCACATGCTAtgttcaatttcttcttttctttttacagTTATTTTCTGgccttttaatttataaatgttaCAGGCTCATCAGCCACAGAGTGGACGCGAGACACAGATATTCCTGAATGGTTTGATCACCATATGTCTGACTCAGAATGCtatgaagaaaataagagaTGGTCATCACAGTCCCATCTGTCCTCATTGTTTCTATCAGAATCTAAACCATTATATAGAACATCATCCTACCCTCAGCAACAGCCACAGCTGCTTCACGCTTCAAGTGAACCCATTTTGGCCCCTAAATCATCTTTCACTTCCTTCCCTCCACCGGGTTCTCAAAAAACTTCTTTCAATTTGTCAACTCTTTCTAGTGGAACTCAGTCACCATTCTCTGCACAGAACAGCTCTTCGCTTTCTAACTCTATCCTCAGTTGGTCTAGTTTACCTCAAGGGTTCCAATATAATGCTAATATGAACTTAATGTCTCCAAATACATCTCATAATAATCAATTGCAGAACCACTGGATTAACCATGCTGGTGTTCTTCACGGAGATCATTCAATTCTCTTAGACAATATCCTGCAGCATCAGTATCATAATGGACTATTACCTCCACATTTATTATCCCCACAGCATCCAATACGACATCATTCTTTTCAACCATCTTTGGCCCAGTTGTCAGCCTTACAATCTCAAATGTTTTATAGCACTCCTTCATCAGATTGGTGCAAATACAGATTGACTCAGAAGAGCAAGTCAAAGTCTAAATCATCACAGAAAGGTAAACATTCTGTGCGTTTCTCTAATCAAGGGTCTGAGGCTAGTATCCATCGGAGTGATAGTAACTTTCCACAAATAAAATCTAAGCACATGACTGCTGATGAAATAGAGAGCATACTCAAAATGCAGCATGCGCACGGCAATGACCCTTATGTAGATGATTACTATCACCAAGCTCGCCTTGCAAAGAAATCTGCTGAAATGAGGTCAAAGTATCGTTTTTGCCCATCCCTCCCTCGAGAACAGTCTTCTCGATCCCGTAGTTGTACTGAATCACAACCACATCTTCAGGTTGATGCTCTTGGAAGGGTTTCTTTTTCTACAATTCGCAGGCTTTCCCCTCTTCTTGAGCTTGACCCCCCTCCTTGGGCATGTGGAGATAGTGGTTCCGAGCAGAAAATATTCGAAAAACCTCTGGAGCAGGAACCGATGCTTGCAGCAAGAGTAACAATTGAGGATGGGTTTTCTCTCCTTCTAGAGGTGGATGACATTGATCGTCTTTTACAAGCTACTCAACCTCTGGATGGTGGACACCAGTTAAGGCGAAAGCGCCATACCCTTTTAGAAGGATTAGCTGCCTCTCTGCAGCTAGTCGACCCACTTGGAAAAAGTGTAAATTCAGTCGGCCTATGTCCCAAGGATGATATTGTGTTCTTAAGGATAGTGTCTGTTGGCAAGGGCCGAAAACTCATTTCAAGGTTTCTTCAGCTTCTACTACCTGGTAGTGAACTTACTCGAATAGTATGCATGGATATCTTCCGCCATCTAAGATTTCTGTTCGGGGGCCTACCAGCTGATGCAAAAGCAGCCGACACCATCAATAACCTTGCTGAAACAGTCTCCATCTGCATTGGCGGTATGGATCTTAATTCCCTTAGTGCTTGTGTTGCTGCAGTTGTTTGTTCCTCCGAGCAGCCGCCTCTCCGTCCTATCGGCAGTCCTGCTGGAGACGGTGCGTCGGTCATCCTGAAATCCGTGCTAGAAAGAGCAACTCATTTACTGAGAGATCCTCTGCCAGCCAGCAACTTGAGCACTCCTAACCGCGCCCTTTGGCAGGCGTCGTTCGATGCCTTCTTCGGCCTCCTGATGAAATACTGTGCCAGCAAGTATGATAGTATAGTGCAGTCCCTAATCTCCCAAGACAAGTTGGAGATCGGGTCGGAGACTGCAAGAGCCGTAAGTGGGGAGATGCCGGTAGAGATTCTACGCGCTAGTGTATATCACACAGACGAGAGACAGAAGAAACTGTTGCTGAATTTGGCACAACAGTCGATGCCTGCCACCGGTGTTAGCTCGCAGGGTGGTGGAAGTGGTGGACAAGTGAATCCTGAAACGGTGAAAGGGTAAGTGAGCTGTGAACTGTAAATGCTTTGCTCTGCCTCCCTTGTCACTGTTGCTGCTGCTTTTGGGGTTTGGCAGAATTTTAGTGCCAACAAATTTGTTGGAGTGATGCCTGCTCTGAAGtcttcattttctattaataaatttgttaaaaacaCTGTATAATGTCAAAAGCTCTATttctagtatttaattattattattgtttctaTTGAGTCTGTGTGTAAAGTATGAAACTAGCATTTTCAGGTTGATTGTACAGGGATCATCATTAAGAGAAGGTTTGATATTAGAGGtctctctctatctcataTGTATGTACAATTTGCGCTCGGGGTTTTGTTTGGACTTAAGCTTTTAagtttgtataaatataactgGTTCAGTTCAAATTAGGTTCTTGACTTATTTTGTTTAGAGAATTAGAGGTCTCTCTCtcatatatgtatgtagtactataaatttttgGGGTCTTGTTTTGTAAATACTTAAAGTATAGTCTATAATTGAATCGCACTAATTTTACTTTTGTGATTGGAGTCCAAAATTGTAGTActaccattttttgttttttttgtgagtatatatattctcCCATCACATTATTCGGTCTATAATTAGAGTAACCAGGTATAAAGTAGCTCTAGTTAACACATGTTCTATGATTGGTTATATTAACCACATATAGTAATAGATGACTAAAGtaactttaatttctttttctatacACCATAACTAGTAACTACCATATTTGTGCTTGTTCACAGACCTCTTTTCAGAATAAACAGTGGAATAAATTGATAACTAAATGAGAGGCTCTTCCCATCGACAACTTATATTGCATGCAcctaaaaatagataaaaaaaaaaaagtagtagtagtagtactatatgcTAAAACATTAAGGGGCAATTCCGCATAAATACACAAACTTTGACGCAATTTTAGTTTTGCACATAAACGTAGAATTCTACTATATTCAAACAAGCAAgcattcaattaattttttaaaataatgtcatTATGGCTAGTATAAGTAACATATATTATATCACTATGATTTTGGTCAAGTGTCATAGACATTCAATTACATGCTTGCTTTATTACATTGTAGTATAAGCCATGAAGACATTTTAACATCAATTTGGGGgcgattaattaattatcctataaaaattttaaaaaaaaacgtggACGGCAGGATTCGAACCTGCGCGGGCAAAGCCCACATGATTTCTAGTCATGCCCGATAACCACTCCGGCACGTCCACAACCTGAAGTCGTTTTAATTACTTAACAGTATGTTGTCATGTCAGAACTTATAATATCAGTCGTGGACTGGTGGGATAGAAATATCGTTAGTATTATACTACTTCAcctatatttctttttaatttgttttcatttcatGTGAGTTATACACCTTTTGTCATAGATTATTTCAATCAATTAGGCcctaaaatgattaatttttcttcattcttgAATTGTTTTCAAAGCTTAGATCTTGAGAAAATCGAATCATGTTACACTTAAAAACCTCACCAagagaaaatgtttcattatCATTTGTCAATATATAGAAATTTGCTTTGTAAGGTTTGATTTAAGGTAAAGCATGAGGATTCTTGCTTCTTTGATATCTTCTTGTTGTTTTGGCTTTGGGATGTAGCAGACTAGCAGTAACTCAATTTAACCTCATATATCTTGGTTTTGGCTGGGTTTCTTCAAGTACAATTCTGAAAATTTCATGGCCTAATATCTTTTATATAGGTTGAACAAGATTGAACTTGTACTACAGTAAAAATAGGACATACCAACATACCCCTCACTAATTTTACTGAATCATCCAATATAATCAAGTGGCAACACCCAATTTCCTCTCACAATATATGATTGAAGAAACTCAACGAGTCCACACATAATCAACCATCAATGCCAAGGCTTgatgaaaaataaactttCAACTTTCTCAGAAGAAATACAAACATTGTAGTATAACAAACATAACTGATCATGTCAATTAGCCTCAATAAGCAAACATAACAAAATTGGCATCTAATTTGGCCGATAAGAAACTGACTAAGCCCGATTATAGTGATGCAACTTGTATAATAAGACTTTTCCCGCAGCATTTCCCACAGCCATGAAACCTCCGTGAGGGCTGAAATCCATGCAGCTTGGATAGTGCACAGCCTTATTTGGAGGAGGCCAGTTCGAGAAAACAGTTAGAGACGGGACATGAACCAGCTTCATGCTATTCTTCTTCATGCGAGAACTGATGGCCAAAATTTGTGCGTCCGGACTGAATTTCATGAAATCCACCTTAGTAGTCAAGTTTTCAATAACTTTTATAGGTTTTCTCTTCCCACCTATGAACTCATCTCTGTTGTAGATGTTCACAATCCCACTGTCTGAACCTGCTGCAAATAAATTACCAACTGGGGGAACAGACAAAGCTGTACCAGTCAGACAACCTTCATCGACGCCCTTGTGGAAGCACAGCCTTGTCCTCAGATCCCAGTGATAAATCTGCCCATCCCCACCTGAACTCAACAATTGATGTCCATCATTAGTGAATGCTACAGATCTAACACTTCCATTCATCTTCAGCGTACCAATCAGTTCTTTTGTCTTTGATGACACCAACAGAATACACCCTTCGTTTCCAAGAAAGGCGATGGTTTTAGAATCAGGGCTAACCTCAAACGATTCCAAGCTCTTCTCATCCCGTCCTGCAAGAGGGCCTATCTTATCTACTTGAGCTTTGATTAAGTCAAAGCTATAAGCAAACTTCCTCCTTCCTGATATGATGGCCTGTGATCCATCAGGCAAGAAAGCAGCCTTTCGAATAGGACAGTCCTCCAGAAAAATGCTCTGGAtcatctcatttttcttcccATCTACTTGAAAGAACTTCAATGTTCTATCCAACCCACCAACAAGGAGCAGCTGTGCATTCTTGTGGAACTGCACAGAATTAATTGGACCTTGGGAAGGGTCCTTCATATTGGCGTCAGACAATCTCGAGTATTCAAGAAGCCCCGGTAATAGTTTCACACTCCTGTTCAGAACAAGATCTTCATTTGACCTGAGGACATCATCAGCATATTCAGGACGCTCATAACCACTGGCTACCACCACTCCGCTTTCTTTGTCAGAATCATCATCTTCAGAACTATACACTGGCTGAGAATTGGGACGTGCCCAATCAGTACCTCGGTTCATCTTCATATGCTGAGCTCTCAATCTCGACTCATACGCTTCACCAGAAATTACACTTTCATCCTCTCCTTTCCTCAGCTTCCGCAGTTTGTTGATCTTGGCTATGTTTATACTAGTCTTTTTCTCTTCGTCATCAACCCACACAGGTTTTCTCTCATTGTTATCCTGTTCATCAGCACTCTCATCTCCAGACTCAATGTCCTCTTCGTACACAGACAATGTGCTGTCTGCTGACCTATCAGTGAAGAACAACGCAGAGTTGTTGTCCACCTCCTCTc is drawn from Salvia hispanica cultivar TCC Black 2014 chromosome 6, UniMelb_Shisp_WGS_1.0, whole genome shotgun sequence and contains these coding sequences:
- the LOC125195845 gene encoding U3 small nucleolar RNA-associated protein 18 homolog isoform X1, with the protein product MSLISQNALTKEVGKKKKREMVKDKIELVEEEVGDGDKTVVDPTRNNKRKKGRKEEDDEQLEIEEGKERKKLESFLFSNLYSPVGFGKDDEEEEAREEVDNNSALFFTDRSADSTLSVYEEDIESGDESADEQDNNERKPVWVDDEEKKTSINIAKINKLRKLRKGEDESVISGEAYESRLRAQHMKMNRGTDWARPNSQPVYSSEDDDSDKESGVVVASGYERPEYADDVLRSNEDLVLNRSVKLLPGLLEYSRLSDANMKDPSQGPINSVQFHKNAQLLLVGGLDRTLKFFQVDGKKNEMIQSIFLEDCPIRKAAFLPDGSQAIISGRRKFAYSFDLIKAQVDKIGPLAGRDEKSLESFEVSPDSKTIAFLGNEGCILLVSSKTKELIGTLKMNGSVRSVAFTNDGHQLLSSGGDGQIYHWDLRTRLCFHKGVDEGCLTGTALSVPPVGNLFAAGSDSGIVNIYNRDEFIGGKRKPIKVIENLTTKVDFMKFSPDAQILAISSRMKKNSMKLVHVPSLTVFSNWPPPNKAVHYPSCMDFSPHGGFMAVGNAAGKVLLYKLHHYNRA
- the LOC125195845 gene encoding U3 small nucleolar RNA-associated protein 18 homolog isoform X2, which encodes MVKDKIELVEEEVGDGDKTVVDPTRNNKRKKGRKEEDDEQLEIEEGKERKKLESFLFSNLYSPVGFGKDDEEEEAREEVDNNSALFFTDRSADSTLSVYEEDIESGDESADEQDNNERKPVWVDDEEKKTSINIAKINKLRKLRKGEDESVISGEAYESRLRAQHMKMNRGTDWARPNSQPVYSSEDDDSDKESGVVVASGYERPEYADDVLRSNEDLVLNRSVKLLPGLLEYSRLSDANMKDPSQGPINSVQFHKNAQLLLVGGLDRTLKFFQVDGKKNEMIQSIFLEDCPIRKAAFLPDGSQAIISGRRKFAYSFDLIKAQVDKIGPLAGRDEKSLESFEVSPDSKTIAFLGNEGCILLVSSKTKELIGTLKMNGSVRSVAFTNDGHQLLSSGGDGQIYHWDLRTRLCFHKGVDEGCLTGTALSVPPVGNLFAAGSDSGIVNIYNRDEFIGGKRKPIKVIENLTTKVDFMKFSPDAQILAISSRMKKNSMKLVHVPSLTVFSNWPPPNKAVHYPSCMDFSPHGGFMAVGNAAGKVLLYKLHHYNRA
- the LOC125195879 gene encoding protein PAT1 homolog 1-like; the encoded protein is MERSDGKDFNHYTDFTSSSASGGAMFDASQYSFFGKDRMDEVELGGLEDDEEVGRSIGGGFCGEDELNEYHLFQKDEGSGVGSLSDIDDLATTFAKLNKVVSGPRHPGVIGDRGSGSFSRESSSATEWTRDTDIPEWFDHHMSDSECYEENKRWSSQSHLSSLFLSESKPLYRTSSYPQQQPQLLHASSEPILAPKSSFTSFPPPGSQKTSFNLSTLSSGTQSPFSAQNSSSLSNSILSWSSLPQGFQYNANMNLMSPNTSHNNQLQNHWINHAGVLHGDHSILLDNILQHQYHNGLLPPHLLSPQHPIRHHSFQPSLAQLSALQSQMFYSTPSSDWCKYRLTQKSKSKSKSSQKGKHSVRFSNQGSEASIHRSDSNFPQIKSKHMTADEIESILKMQHAHGNDPYVDDYYHQARLAKKSAEMRSKYRFCPSLPREQSSRSRSCTESQPHLQVDALGRVSFSTIRRLSPLLELDPPPWACGDSGSEQKIFEKPLEQEPMLAARVTIEDGFSLLLEVDDIDRLLQATQPLDGGHQLRRKRHTLLEGLAASLQLVDPLGKSVNSVGLCPKDDIVFLRIVSVGKGRKLISRFLQLLLPGSELTRIVCMDIFRHLRFLFGGLPADAKAADTINNLAETVSICIGGMDLNSLSACVAAVVCSSEQPPLRPIGSPAGDGASVILKSVLERATHLLRDPLPASNLSTPNRALWQASFDAFFGLLMKYCASKYDSIVQSLISQDKLEIGSETARAVSGEMPVEILRASVYHTDERQKKLLLNLAQQSMPATGVSSQGGGSGGQVNPETVKG